A part of Gracilimonas sp. genomic DNA contains:
- the ispE gene encoding 4-(cytidine 5'-diphospho)-2-C-methyl-D-erythritol kinase: MADLWISNSYAKINLGLNVLERLDNGYHTIETGFCFIEWNDRFGVKHAPRMELVMSDEKIPVDDSNLIVKAIKLLQKEAGLKDEFYIEVEKNIPAGAGLGGGSSNAATTLRMMNKIANLGLNENDLMQLGKRIGADVPFFIKGKPGFATGIGEEIEELDIQPDGWIVTAFPDIESSTAEAYQFCEPNPEPEFSLKNVLLEEEPEEWRYLLMNQLEPAVFPRHHLVGNIKDQLYEFGADYASMSGSGSSVFGVFQQDFVAINAYESFHKLGFPANLTRPKFEPDLGIYVKEE, encoded by the coding sequence ATGGCAGATCTCTGGATTTCAAATTCATACGCTAAAATTAACCTCGGGCTGAATGTGCTGGAACGGCTCGATAATGGATATCACACCATTGAAACGGGCTTCTGCTTTATAGAGTGGAACGACCGTTTTGGAGTTAAGCACGCTCCCCGCATGGAGCTGGTCATGAGTGATGAAAAAATCCCGGTTGACGATTCCAACCTGATTGTAAAAGCCATCAAGCTCCTTCAGAAAGAAGCGGGACTGAAAGACGAGTTCTATATAGAAGTGGAAAAAAATATACCCGCCGGCGCGGGCCTTGGCGGAGGAAGCAGCAACGCAGCCACCACCCTCCGCATGATGAATAAGATTGCAAACCTGGGCCTGAACGAGAATGACCTCATGCAACTGGGAAAAAGAATCGGTGCCGATGTCCCCTTTTTCATCAAAGGAAAGCCGGGTTTTGCTACGGGTATTGGTGAGGAAATAGAAGAATTGGATATTCAGCCAGACGGCTGGATTGTAACCGCCTTTCCAGATATTGAAAGCAGCACAGCAGAAGCCTATCAGTTTTGTGAGCCCAATCCCGAACCGGAATTTTCCCTTAAAAACGTATTGCTTGAGGAAGAGCCGGAAGAATGGAGGTATTTGTTAATGAACCAGCTGGAGCCGGCCGTTTTTCCGCGCCATCATTTGGTTGGAAACATCAAGGATCAGCTTTATGAATTCGGAGCAGATTACGCCAGCATGAGCGGAAGCGGTTCCAGTGTTTTTGGCGTTTTTCAGCAGGATTTTGTTGCAATTAACGCCTATGAGTCGTTTCATAAACTCGGATTTCCGGCAAACCTGACCCGGCCAAAATTTGAGCCCGATTTGGGCATTTATGTAAAAGAAGAATGA